A stretch of DNA from Candidatus Edwardsbacteria bacterium:
TTTCCCCTGGGCAAGATCGTGGTTCCCAGTATATACGTCGGACCATCATTTGGAATGCTAATGAGTGCCGATATTGAAGGCATTGACGTAAAAGATGCGGTGGTGAGCAGTGACCTGGGATTGGTTTTTGGGGTGGATGTGAAAACCCCTATCAAACTTACGGTTGATGCCCGGTATAATTTAGGTCTCCAGACAACGGCAAAAGAATACGAATTTTTGGGTCAGACCTATAATCCAGATGTTAAAAACTCGACAATATCTTTAATGGTTGGTTACGGTCTGTTCTAAAATAAGGAAACATTAAAGCCCCGGCAGAAGCCGGGGCTTTTGAACAATTCATAAACAGGAGTTAACCATGAAAAGACCCATCTTGGTAATATTGATACTGGCATTGTTCTCTGGTTTGTGTTTGGCACAAACGGCATCGTTTGGTATTAAAGGTGGGATGAATATATCTAATATTTACGGCACTGAAGGTGATAGGCCCGATTCCAGGTTTGGTTTTATCGGCGGGGCTTTTTGTGATTTTGATTTTGTCTCTTTTAGCATCCAACCCGAAGTATTGCTTTCTCAAAAAGGATGGAAATATGACAGTGGATGCAGATATAATTATTTTGAAATCCCTGTTTTAATAAAAATACCACTGTCCCAAAAATTCAGGGTCAGTCCATATTTAGGGCCAGCGGTAAGTTTCTTGCTTAATGCAAAAGTTTTTGATTTAGATATGAGCCAATACGTCGTCAGTCCTGATATTGGACTTGTTTTAGGTGCCGAAATAAAAACAAAACATAAAGTTTCTCTGGATATGCGATACACCAGAGGATTGCGCAAGATTATTAAAGATGAACCCCACGAAAGTTATGATATTAAGCACTCTGTTTTTTCTATTATGCTTGGTCTGCATCCGTAATGTGGCTTAAACAGATAAAAAGCCCCGGGGTATCCCCGGGGCTTTTTGTTTGCCAATAATTATTCCATTATTGCCCGAAGAACCATTTTATGGTCCGAAAGATCGCCAAAAGCATGATCCGCTCCGTGGGCCAGCAGTTCTCTTGCGGTACTTCGGGCCGTCCCCACCCCAATGGCTTTGGCTCCCAAATGTTGGCCGCATTTTATATCATGTTCGGTGTCTCCGATGATGACGATCTGCTTCCCCGAGAATTGCTGCCCGGTCATTTCTTGGGCCCGTCTTACGGCAGCATCGGCCAGCTCTTTGCGGATGGAAGAATCATCGGC
This window harbors:
- a CDS encoding PorT family protein, which produces MKRPILVILILALFSGLCLAQTASFGIKGGMNISNIYGTEGDRPDSRFGFIGGAFCDFDFVSFSIQPEVLLSQKGWKYDSGCRYNYFEIPVLIKIPLSQKFRVSPYLGPAVSFLLNAKVFDLDMSQYVVSPDIGLVLGAEIKTKHKVSLDMRYTRGLRKIIKDEPHESYDIKHSVFSIMLGLHP